From Acidobacteriota bacterium, a single genomic window includes:
- a CDS encoding UbiD family decarboxylase, whose translation MRRISEPLSVKFEITALQYLLWERNEFPVILAENPRLENGGISGFQAVTNLTASRELTAKILGISDHRNAAREIAAKLASCIEPVTVDPRNAPCKEVKLTGEDANLDQFPIFTQHTADAGAYLTAAHATTYDPETGIDNTAIQRVWVRSKNRFGYFPYPTSHNRKNIMKFWKRGESAPIAFWIGHHPAVSIGAQAKLDYPESHWSTAGGLIGAPVRLVPTELFGDELKVPADAEIVLEGFVPPNVFEPEGGFGEYTGFSSGPTLSPIFELKLITHRRGAVYHDYGSGLPDSLVPDNMMIEARLFSIAEKLSDQVRGVHVPVSGRRFHAYVAVGEITENTAQAMLTALLRFRRVKHVVLVNDDIDIFDEQKVLWAIATRAQMDRDAFIFQDLEGSSLDPSLTGGVSQTSKIGVNATWKSNPPTPNMVPAEVLEKVRKLIFGD comes from the coding sequence GTGCGACGGATTTCCGAGCCCTTGAGCGTTAAGTTCGAAATCACGGCGCTGCAATACCTGCTCTGGGAACGCAACGAATTTCCAGTGATTCTTGCCGAAAATCCGCGTCTTGAAAACGGCGGGATTTCCGGATTTCAAGCGGTAACGAATCTAACCGCGAGCCGTGAGCTGACCGCTAAGATCCTCGGCATATCCGATCACCGAAACGCCGCGCGTGAAATCGCCGCGAAACTCGCGAGTTGCATCGAACCCGTCACGGTCGATCCGCGGAACGCTCCGTGCAAGGAAGTCAAATTGACTGGCGAGGATGCCAATCTCGATCAATTCCCGATTTTCACGCAGCATACGGCCGACGCCGGCGCTTATCTGACCGCCGCCCACGCGACGACGTACGACCCGGAAACGGGGATCGACAACACCGCGATCCAACGCGTCTGGGTAAGATCGAAGAACCGTTTCGGCTATTTTCCATACCCAACGTCGCACAACCGCAAGAACATTATGAAGTTCTGGAAACGCGGCGAATCCGCTCCGATCGCCTTTTGGATCGGGCATCATCCGGCCGTTTCGATCGGCGCACAGGCGAAACTCGATTATCCGGAAAGCCATTGGTCGACGGCCGGCGGACTGATCGGCGCTCCCGTTCGGCTTGTTCCGACCGAGCTTTTCGGCGACGAACTCAAGGTTCCGGCCGACGCGGAGATCGTTCTCGAAGGATTTGTGCCGCCGAACGTCTTTGAACCCGAAGGCGGATTCGGAGAATACACGGGCTTTTCCAGCGGCCCGACGCTGAGCCCGATCTTCGAACTTAAACTGATCACCCATCGGCGCGGCGCAGTCTACCACGACTACGGGTCCGGACTTCCGGATTCGCTCGTTCCTGACAATATGATGATCGAGGCAAGACTTTTCTCGATCGCCGAAAAGCTGTCGGATCAGGTTCGCGGCGTCCACGTTCCGGTGTCGGGGCGCCGGTTTCACGCCTATGTCGCCGTCGGCGAGATAACCGAGAACACAGCGCAGGCGATGCTTACGGCGTTGCTTAGGTTCAGGCGTGTCAAACACGTGGTTCTCGTCAATGACGATATCGACATTTTCGACGAGCAGAAGGTCTTGTGGGCGATCGCAACGCGCGCGCAAATGGATCGCGATGCGTTCATCTTTCAGGATCTCGAAGGCTCGTCACTTGATCCGAGCCTGACCGGGGGCGTGAGTCAGACATCGAAAATTGGCGTCAACGCCACTTGGAAAAGTAATCCTCCGACGCCGAATATGGTGCCGGCCGAAGTATTGGAAAAGGTCCGAAAACTGATTTTCGGCGACTGA
- a CDS encoding MFS transporter, with product MIKIPNLRWLIIGLIALATTINYIDRQAIAVVAPVISKEFNLSSQDYSWLPFWFLFAYSLMQIFSGRLIDVIGTKRGFSLSIIWWSIANMLHAFGQGVMSFSAFRFLLGVGEAGNYPAGLKAIAEWFPKKERATAVGIINAGTGLGAILAPPIVAFLVAAYNWKVAFIVTGAIGFVWFVAWQLVYAKPSEHPRITDEELELIEADRDVSEADEERRPWHYFLRYKEVWGLMFGRFVCDGAFYFFVFWLPKYLTDVRGFNISQIGYFAWIPFLAADVGAIFGGWLCGFLISRGRSVNFSRKTVMWIGALIVPVILLASSAESPMRALFLIAVGMFAIQIKSSSLFTVPADLFRSKDVAFVWGLSGAAGSFGGMLFQPLVGWLVGNYSYAPVFWIAAFMHIVSAMIVMAMIPRIVDLDAEKSYEN from the coding sequence ATGATCAAGATCCCCAACCTGCGCTGGCTTATCATCGGACTGATCGCGCTCGCGACGACGATCAACTACATCGATCGACAGGCGATCGCCGTGGTCGCGCCGGTGATCTCGAAGGAATTCAACCTTTCGAGTCAGGATTATTCGTGGCTGCCGTTCTGGTTCTTGTTCGCGTACTCGCTGATGCAGATCTTTTCAGGAAGACTGATCGACGTTATCGGCACAAAACGCGGATTTTCACTTTCGATCATCTGGTGGTCGATCGCGAATATGCTCCACGCCTTCGGGCAAGGCGTGATGAGTTTTTCGGCCTTTCGATTTCTGCTCGGCGTCGGCGAAGCCGGAAACTATCCGGCCGGCCTCAAAGCGATTGCCGAATGGTTTCCCAAAAAGGAACGCGCGACGGCCGTCGGGATCATCAACGCCGGAACCGGTCTTGGCGCGATCCTTGCGCCGCCGATCGTTGCCTTTCTCGTCGCCGCCTATAATTGGAAAGTCGCGTTCATCGTCACCGGCGCAATCGGGTTCGTTTGGTTCGTCGCGTGGCAGTTGGTTTACGCGAAGCCGTCCGAACATCCGCGGATAACCGACGAAGAACTGGAATTGATCGAGGCCGACCGCGATGTTTCCGAAGCCGACGAAGAACGGCGACCGTGGCACTATTTCCTTCGCTACAAAGAGGTTTGGGGCTTGATGTTCGGCCGCTTCGTGTGTGACGGCGCGTTCTACTTTTTCGTCTTCTGGCTACCGAAATACCTGACCGACGTGCGCGGATTCAACATCTCGCAGATCGGCTATTTCGCTTGGATTCCATTTTTGGCCGCCGATGTCGGCGCGATCTTCGGCGGTTGGCTTTGCGGATTCCTGATCAGCCGCGGCCGGTCCGTGAATTTCTCGCGAAAGACGGTGATGTGGATCGGCGCGCTGATCGTGCCCGTTATCCTGCTCGCGAGTTCGGCCGAGTCACCGATGCGCGCGCTGTTTCTGATAGCCGTCGGGATGTTCGCGATCCAGATCAAATCTTCATCGCTGTTCACGGTTCCGGCCGATCTTTTCAGATCGAAGGACGTCGCTTTCGTTTGGGGACTTTCGGGTGCGGCAGGAAGCTTTGGCGGGATGCTGTTTCAGCCGCTCGTCGGGTGGTTGGTCGGCAACTATTCCTATGCGCCGGTCTTCTGGATCGCGGCGTTTATGCATATCGTTTCGGCGATGATCGTGATGGCGATGATTCCAAGGATCGTCGATCTGGACGCAGAAAAGAGCTATGAGAACTGA
- a CDS encoding aldehyde dehydrogenase, which produces MRTDNAFLAKTVPLIIDGKTVESSDGRTFETIDPATEEVIARVACASADDVDAAVEAASRSFESGLWSRAPKATRKRVLLQVADVIERNADELAHLETLDTGVPISQTGGRHIFRAIDNFRYFAEFTSHDTNRLIASEDTHLNLITHEPVGVIGILSPWNAPLALSTMRIAAALSYGNSIILKPSESAPLTASRLAELVLGTDLPAGVWNVVQGLPQPTGETLVQHPRVDAVALTGGTETGKIVMKLAASTVKKLSFELGGKSASIVFADCDWDRTIDGTLLGIFSNNGQQSLAGSRILVEDSIYDEFVAEFVSRAERIRVGDPLDPKTEVGPLVSAAHYRKVMRFVEQGCSEGAAILAGGVRPAGFDRGFYLRPTVFGEGISATCVSREEIFGPVAVFKRFKTEEEAVAIANDSVFGLAGYVWTENLERAARVSTAMRTGTVWVNTPLFRDIRAPFGGIKQSGFGRDGGEYGAEFYSNIKTVCVATKRPVFPRFGSEFRL; this is translated from the coding sequence ATGAGAACTGATAATGCATTTCTTGCGAAAACCGTACCGTTGATCATCGACGGCAAAACCGTCGAATCGTCCGACGGTAGAACTTTCGAGACGATCGATCCGGCGACCGAAGAAGTGATCGCCCGAGTCGCGTGCGCGAGCGCTGACGACGTGGACGCGGCGGTCGAAGCGGCAAGCCGTTCATTCGAATCGGGCCTCTGGTCGCGCGCGCCGAAAGCAACCCGAAAAAGGGTCCTGTTGCAGGTCGCGGACGTGATCGAGCGCAACGCCGACGAACTTGCGCATCTCGAAACGCTCGACACCGGCGTGCCGATCTCGCAGACCGGTGGACGTCACATCTTTCGCGCGATCGACAACTTCCGCTATTTCGCCGAGTTCACCTCTCACGACACGAACCGGCTGATCGCTTCCGAAGACACGCATCTCAATCTGATCACCCACGAACCAGTCGGTGTGATCGGAATTCTTTCGCCGTGGAACGCGCCGCTCGCGCTTTCCACGATGCGCATCGCGGCGGCGCTTTCATACGGCAATTCGATCATCCTCAAACCATCGGAATCGGCACCGTTGACCGCGTCGCGGCTCGCCGAACTCGTCCTCGGGACCGACCTGCCGGCGGGTGTTTGGAACGTCGTTCAAGGGCTTCCGCAGCCGACCGGTGAAACGTTGGTGCAACATCCGCGTGTTGACGCGGTCGCGCTCACGGGCGGAACCGAAACCGGCAAGATCGTTATGAAACTTGCGGCCAGCACGGTCAAGAAACTGTCGTTCGAACTCGGCGGCAAATCGGCAAGCATCGTCTTCGCGGACTGCGACTGGGATCGAACGATCGACGGCACCTTGCTCGGGATCTTCTCCAACAACGGCCAGCAAAGCCTTGCGGGATCGAGGATTCTCGTCGAGGATTCGATATACGACGAGTTTGTCGCCGAATTCGTCTCGCGCGCCGAACGGATACGCGTCGGTGATCCGCTCGATCCGAAAACCGAAGTCGGACCGTTGGTCTCGGCGGCTCATTATCGCAAGGTGATGAGATTTGTCGAACAGGGCTGCTCGGAAGGCGCGGCGATTCTAGCCGGCGGTGTGCGGCCGGCCGGCTTTGACCGCGGATTCTATCTGCGTCCGACCGTTTTCGGCGAAGGTATCTCAGCGACCTGCGTCTCGCGTGAAGAGATTTTCGGGCCGGTCGCAGTTTTCAAACGCTTCAAGACGGAAGAGGAGGCCGTCGCCATCGCCAATGACTCCGTATTCGGACTTGCGGGCTACGTCTGGACCGAGAATCTCGAACGTGCCGCGCGCGTTTCGACCGCGATGCGCACCGGGACAGTTTGGGTCAACACGCCGCTTTTCCGCGATATCCGTGCACCTTTCGGCGGGATCAAGCAGTCCGGGTTTGGGCGCGACGGCGGTGAATACGGAGCGGAATTCTACTCGAACATCAAAACTGTCTGCGTCGCAACGAAAAGGCCGGTCTTTCCGCGATTTGGTTCAGAGTTCCGCCTTTAG
- a CDS encoding acetate--CoA ligase family protein, with protein MAQLHEFQAKKILAAQGIEIPRGAVAFSPHEAREIAGSVGGEVVVKAQIHSTSRAAAGGIRFAESAAAAESIAAELLGTKIAGNVCQSVLIDEKATIEREFYLGFIIDSVLKRPTLLFSASGGSGIEDRADSMQKLICSIRAEPTIREIRQFIEEAAGEHRNQMADILLRLYRAAKSCEARTAEINPLAILEDGRSVALDARISVDDYAVFRHEDLGIEMARELGHTPTKLERIAWNIEKDDFRGTFYFVEIEQSKIQHLKSKIGFHGAGGGGSMASLDAAQRNGLAPACYVDTSGNPPASKVYRAARIILSIPGIKGYFLSGSGVASQEQFGLARAVVKAFLEVRPTVPAVLRLGGNGEDIAKEIVERFAGQLPATIEAYRKQDTADFCAARLHHLIGIAESKRTKEKSAPTAAKGDFTPTYEFKTKTGRIAFDYSKLDAKASEAIVESCPQRILALENGLPVLAIEREDAERGKCSECLACEFASLDLGLNAVKIDFPIDGLSPKS; from the coding sequence ATGGCTCAGCTTCACGAGTTTCAGGCGAAGAAGATCCTCGCCGCGCAAGGAATTGAGATTCCGCGCGGCGCGGTCGCGTTTTCGCCGCACGAAGCTCGTGAGATCGCCGGGAGTGTGGGCGGCGAGGTTGTCGTCAAAGCGCAGATCCACTCGACGTCACGCGCCGCCGCCGGCGGGATCAGGTTTGCTGAGTCGGCCGCGGCGGCCGAATCAATTGCTGCCGAATTGCTCGGAACGAAGATCGCCGGGAACGTCTGCCAGTCCGTTTTGATCGACGAAAAGGCAACTATCGAGCGCGAGTTTTATCTTGGTTTCATCATCGACTCCGTTCTTAAACGCCCGACGCTTTTGTTTTCGGCTTCAGGCGGCAGCGGCATCGAAGACCGTGCCGATTCAATGCAGAAACTGATCTGTTCGATCCGCGCCGAACCGACGATCCGCGAGATTCGCCAATTCATAGAGGAAGCCGCGGGCGAACACCGCAACCAGATGGCCGACATCCTCTTGAGGCTTTATCGTGCGGCGAAATCGTGCGAGGCTCGCACGGCCGAGATCAATCCGCTCGCGATCCTCGAAGACGGAAGGTCCGTCGCGCTCGACGCGCGCATTTCCGTCGACGATTACGCCGTCTTCCGCCACGAGGATCTCGGGATCGAAATGGCGCGCGAACTCGGCCATACGCCGACGAAGCTCGAACGCATCGCCTGGAACATCGAAAAGGACGATTTCCGCGGCACATTCTATTTCGTCGAGATCGAACAATCCAAAATCCAACATCTAAAATCCAAAATCGGATTTCACGGCGCCGGCGGCGGAGGTTCGATGGCCTCGCTCGACGCGGCGCAGCGCAACGGACTCGCTCCGGCGTGCTACGTTGACACCAGCGGAAATCCGCCGGCCTCGAAAGTCTATCGGGCGGCGCGGATCATTCTCTCGATTCCTGGGATCAAGGGCTATTTTCTTTCCGGTTCCGGCGTCGCTAGTCAGGAGCAATTCGGTCTTGCGCGCGCCGTTGTCAAGGCGTTTCTCGAGGTCCGGCCGACGGTTCCCGCGGTCTTGCGCCTCGGCGGCAACGGCGAGGACATCGCGAAGGAAATTGTCGAACGTTTCGCCGGACAACTTCCCGCAACGATCGAAGCGTATCGCAAACAGGACACGGCCGATTTCTGTGCCGCGCGATTGCATCATCTGATCGGGATCGCGGAATCAAAGCGGACGAAAGAGAAATCAGCACCGACCGCCGCGAAGGGTGATTTCACCCCGACCTACGAGTTCAAGACCAAGACGGGCAGAATCGCATTCGATTATTCGAAGCTCGACGCGAAAGCCTCGGAGGCGATCGTCGAATCCTGTCCGCAACGCATCCTTGCACTCGAGAACGGCTTGCCGGTCCTGGCGATCGAACGCGAGGACGCGGAGCGCGGCAAATGTTCCGAGTGCCTGGCGTGCGAATTCGCGAGCCTCGATCTCGGCCTGAACGCGGTAAAGATCGACTTTCCCATCGACGGGTTAAGTCCGAAATCGTGA
- a CDS encoding succinate--CoA ligase subunit alpha yields MSILIDESKKVIVQGITGREGSARAKLMLDYGTRIVGGCTPGRGGQEVHGLPVFDSVAEAAAKLGPIDVSVIFVPAPRVKSAAVEAIEAGVPLIALIADRVPLYDVLEICEVADGCGAKFVGPNTVGVMSPEKAVLGMMGGRAETAREWFHKGPVGIMSRSGGLSASTGYYICQTGIGISTICHVGGDAVIGLTFPEIALLFEDDPETEMIVMIGEIGGSQEEQVADLLESGKITKPLVAYVGGRAAQSGTRYSHAGAIIEGGRGTWAGKVERLQMAGATLVEQFGDIAETVQQLRQQASSFQ; encoded by the coding sequence ATGTCAATCTTGATCGATGAAAGCAAAAAGGTGATCGTGCAGGGCATAACCGGCCGCGAAGGTTCGGCGCGCGCAAAACTGATGCTCGATTACGGAACCCGGATCGTCGGCGGATGTACGCCGGGCCGCGGCGGTCAGGAAGTTCACGGACTCCCGGTCTTCGATTCGGTCGCCGAGGCGGCCGCGAAACTTGGCCCGATCGACGTTTCGGTGATATTCGTTCCCGCGCCACGCGTCAAATCAGCGGCGGTCGAGGCGATCGAAGCCGGTGTGCCGCTCATCGCGCTGATCGCCGACCGCGTTCCGCTCTACGATGTTCTCGAGATCTGCGAAGTAGCCGACGGTTGCGGCGCGAAATTCGTCGGGCCGAACACGGTCGGCGTGATGTCGCCCGAAAAGGCCGTCCTCGGAATGATGGGCGGACGCGCCGAAACCGCGCGTGAGTGGTTTCATAAAGGACCGGTGGGAATAATGTCGCGAAGCGGCGGACTTTCGGCTTCGACCGGCTATTACATCTGTCAGACAGGGATCGGGATCTCGACGATCTGCCACGTCGGTGGCGACGCCGTCATCGGGCTGACGTTTCCCGAGATCGCGCTGCTCTTCGAGGACGACCCGGAAACTGAGATGATCGTAATGATCGGCGAGATCGGCGGCTCGCAAGAGGAGCAGGTCGCAGATCTGCTCGAATCCGGAAAGATAACAAAACCGCTGGTCGCGTATGTCGGCGGGCGAGCGGCGCAGTCGGGGACGCGCTATTCGCACGCCGGCGCGATCATCGAAGGCGGTCGCGGAACCTGGGCGGGAAAGGTCGAAAGACTTCAAATGGCGGGCGCGACGCTCGTCGAGCAGTTCGGCGACATCGCCGAAACCGTGCAGCAATTGAGACAACAAGCTTCGAGTTTTCAGTAA
- a CDS encoding DUF1838 family protein, with protein MRKIAFLFALIALFATASFAQKKNPKRTVQQLGVEANYARPDGKDMVFYIKGSAYSFIPGERPQKLFGVDGFNIRRRVDTAEKDGFFLSTREIVFYTDPKTDEIIDEWTNPWTKEKCEVFHIQNDPVNGRFRVRDGKYISVSMDGKTERGEGAAPQEINDHYVWTSDVFPFYPLPGFDKNYTASEMFDFYVEKDELYKTTPPKNVMISWTRVGPWLPWMKMPKNEGVIIVHARSYRMETFDLLPERIKKLVKEKYPSYMTAPATVDPAKPNETSWTFYNRVMAERAKKQ; from the coding sequence ATGAGAAAAATCGCATTTTTATTCGCGCTGATCGCGCTCTTTGCGACCGCTTCGTTCGCGCAGAAAAAGAATCCCAAGCGGACCGTTCAGCAACTTGGTGTCGAGGCCAATTATGCACGGCCGGACGGCAAGGATATGGTCTTCTACATCAAAGGCTCGGCATACTCGTTTATTCCGGGTGAACGCCCGCAAAAGCTCTTCGGCGTCGACGGATTCAACATTCGCCGCCGCGTCGATACAGCTGAAAAGGACGGATTCTTCCTTTCGACGCGCGAAATCGTTTTTTACACCGATCCGAAGACCGATGAGATCATCGACGAATGGACCAACCCCTGGACGAAGGAGAAATGCGAGGTCTTCCACATTCAAAACGATCCGGTGAATGGCCGGTTCCGTGTCCGTGACGGCAAGTACATCAGTGTTTCGATGGACGGCAAGACCGAACGCGGGGAAGGCGCGGCGCCGCAGGAGATCAACGATCATTATGTCTGGACGTCGGACGTTTTCCCGTTCTATCCGCTGCCGGGATTCGACAAGAACTACACCGCGAGCGAGATGTTCGACTTTTACGTCGAAAAGGACGAGCTCTACAAAACGACGCCGCCGAAAAACGTGATGATCAGTTGGACACGCGTCGGACCGTGGCTACCGTGGATGAAGATGCCGAAGAACGAAGGAGTCATCATCGTTCACGCGCGGAGCTACCGGATGGAGACGTTCGACCTTCTTCCTGAGAGAATCAAGAAGCTCGTCAAGGAGAAATACCCGAGTTATATGACCGCCCCGGCAACGGTCGATCCGGCCAAGCCGAACGAAACGTCGTGGACATTCTACAATCGCGTGATGGCGGAACGGGCGAAGAAACAGTGA
- a CDS encoding VOC family protein — MAMAQQTSIGGVYEAGIGTTDEKPLIAYFERFGYRVGPTGEIDAETAFRLYGVRSKLRSVRLLHQDSDHGLIRIMVWDKPVNDGLQMSRMNVLGNRWGAMMTGDIYNLQNHAEEAIAQNLPIFMVEPQRAEIYKLEKRPVPFLENYATVREMCLIRPLTRQIMFQRFGYSLPNYGKINEQSFFKSSQITHFGMVVYANRENLDFYDKVLGLLRVRDAKDFESNYDNPSSRAVFSLEKQQKYGATDFDDPRSSTNPVESRSGRLKIIWFSPDSKLEDKFAASRPGCLGYSLYTYRVKGLSTFRDRIAKSKATNVTAITVNEFGEKSFSFTAPDGYFWTIVGE; from the coding sequence ATCGCTATGGCACAGCAAACTTCGATCGGCGGCGTTTATGAAGCCGGAATCGGCACAACCGATGAAAAGCCGTTGATCGCCTATTTCGAGCGTTTCGGCTATCGGGTCGGCCCGACCGGCGAGATCGATGCCGAGACCGCGTTCAGACTCTACGGCGTGCGGTCAAAACTCAGGTCGGTCCGTCTTCTCCATCAAGACAGCGATCACGGTCTGATCCGAATCATGGTTTGGGACAAACCGGTCAACGATGGGCTTCAGATGTCGCGGATGAACGTCCTCGGCAACCGTTGGGGAGCGATGATGACCGGCGACATATACAATCTGCAGAATCACGCCGAAGAGGCGATCGCCCAAAACCTTCCGATCTTTATGGTCGAACCGCAGCGTGCCGAGATCTACAAACTCGAGAAGCGTCCCGTGCCGTTTCTCGAAAATTATGCGACGGTCCGCGAGATGTGTCTGATCCGGCCGCTGACGCGCCAGATAATGTTTCAGCGTTTCGGGTATTCATTGCCGAACTACGGGAAGATCAATGAACAGTCGTTCTTCAAGTCCTCGCAGATCACACATTTCGGGATGGTCGTTTACGCGAACCGCGAGAACCTCGATTTTTACGACAAAGTTCTCGGCCTTCTCCGCGTACGGGACGCCAAGGATTTTGAATCAAATTACGATAATCCATCGTCGCGTGCGGTTTTCAGCCTCGAAAAACAACAGAAATACGGCGCGACGGATTTTGACGATCCCCGCAGTTCGACCAATCCGGTCGAATCGCGTTCGGGGCGTTTGAAGATAATCTGGTTTTCGCCGGATTCAAAGCTTGAGGACAAGTTCGCGGCATCGCGGCCCGGATGTCTCGGCTATTCACTTTATACGTATCGAGTCAAGGGACTCTCGACATTCAGAGACAGGATCGCGAAGTCAAAAGCGACGAATGTTACCGCGATCACCGTAAACGAATTTGGCGAAAAGAGCTTTTCATTTACGGCGCCGGACGGCTATTTCTGGACGATAGTCGGAGAGTAG
- a CDS encoding 2,3,4,5-tetrahydropyridine-2,6-dicarboxylate N-succinyltransferase, which translates to MENLQNRIEQLLSKSEFDAADRGVFEEFKAALRTGAIRAAEKTADGNWITNAWVKRGILLGFKMGKMVEMSKESESFRFFDKETYPLRPMTLDDQVRIVPGGSTIRDGSYVAPGVVLMPPCYVNVGAYVDEGTMIDSHALVGSCAQVGKRVHISAAAQIGGVLEPVNANPVIIEDDCLIGGNTGVYEGVIVREKVVLASGVILTRSTPVFDLVNRTIIKSTPEKSLEIPASAVVVQGSRQITSGFGKDQGLSLYAPIIVKYRDEKTDASTRLEDYLR; encoded by the coding sequence ATGGAAAATCTTCAAAATCGAATCGAACAACTGCTCTCAAAATCCGAATTCGACGCGGCCGACCGCGGTGTTTTCGAGGAATTCAAAGCAGCGCTTCGGACCGGTGCGATCCGAGCCGCGGAGAAAACTGCGGACGGAAACTGGATCACCAACGCATGGGTCAAACGCGGAATCTTGCTCGGCTTCAAGATGGGCAAAATGGTCGAAATGTCCAAAGAATCCGAGTCGTTCAGGTTCTTCGACAAGGAAACCTATCCGCTGCGGCCGATGACCCTCGACGACCAGGTCAGGATCGTTCCGGGCGGATCGACGATCCGCGACGGCTCCTACGTTGCGCCCGGAGTCGTGCTGATGCCGCCGTGTTACGTCAATGTCGGAGCCTACGTCGATGAGGGAACGATGATCGATTCGCACGCGCTTGTCGGAAGCTGCGCGCAGGTTGGAAAACGCGTCCATATTTCGGCCGCGGCGCAAATCGGCGGCGTGCTCGAACCGGTCAATGCGAATCCGGTGATCATCGAAGACGATTGCTTGATCGGCGGCAACACCGGCGTGTATGAAGGAGTGATAGTGCGCGAAAAGGTCGTCCTCGCAAGCGGCGTCATCCTCACGCGATCAACGCCGGTCTTCGATCTAGTGAATCGAACGATCATCAAATCAACGCCCGAGAAGTCACTTGAAATTCCGGCAAGCGCGGTCGTCGTCCAGGGATCACGGCAGATCACAAGCGGTTTCGGAAAGGACCAAGGTTTGTCGCTGTACGCGCCGATTATCGTCAAATACCGTGACGAAAAGACCGACGCCTCGACCCGGCTGGAAGACTATTTGAGGTGA
- the tnpA gene encoding IS200/IS605 family transposase, whose translation MPHTYTNLLYHIVFSTKDRLPFITPTIRPRLYEYMGGAIRGTGGICLEIGGIEDHVHLLVKLKPTLPVSEFLRELKPNVTNWARRELNAKFEWQNGYGAFSVGESQVASVRGYIQNQVEHHKRVSFEEEFKTLLIAAGMEFDERYLWT comes from the coding sequence ATGCCGCACACATACACGAACCTTCTCTATCACATTGTTTTTTCAACCAAAGACCGACTCCCCTTCATCACGCCGACAATTAGGCCGAGATTATACGAATATATGGGCGGAGCGATTCGCGGAACCGGAGGCATATGTCTCGAGATCGGCGGAATTGAAGATCATGTTCACTTGCTGGTTAAACTCAAACCAACATTGCCTGTATCCGAGTTCCTTCGGGAGCTTAAGCCGAATGTTACGAACTGGGCACGGCGGGAACTTAATGCCAAATTCGAGTGGCAAAACGGATACGGGGCCTTCTCGGTTGGCGAATCACAAGTCGCTTCCGTTCGAGGCTATATTCAAAATCAGGTTGAGCACCACAAAAGGGTGAGTTTCGAGGAAGAATTCAAGACTCTTCTGATTGCGGCCGGAATGGAGTTCGACGAACGATATCTATGGACGTGA
- a CDS encoding 4-hydroxy-tetrahydrodipicolinate synthase, translated as MTIKLEWLRGCGTALVTPFREDGSIDDDCFRSLVARQIKNGVRLLIPCGTTGEAVTMDERERLHVIKMTVEVAHKLKAYVIAGTGSNSTSVTIDFTRKVRELGVDGALVVAPYYNKPTQEGMLAHFGEIAKSVKDLPIMLYNVPSRTASNISAETTLKLAERFGNIVATKEASGNFSQIMQICANRPKNFKVFSGDDATTLPLISIGADGLVSVCSNELPKETSAMVEKSLDGAWTAARKLHYKMLPLMEANFIEASPAPCKFVMREMGLLEENLRLPLVPVTEATRKKLREILKAV; from the coding sequence ATGACGATCAAGCTTGAATGGCTGCGCGGATGCGGTACCGCGCTCGTAACTCCGTTTAGAGAAGACGGTTCGATCGATGACGATTGTTTCCGGTCGCTTGTCGCGCGACAGATCAAGAACGGCGTCAGACTCCTCATCCCTTGCGGCACCACCGGCGAGGCGGTGACGATGGATGAGCGCGAACGCCTCCACGTCATCAAGATGACGGTCGAGGTCGCCCACAAACTGAAGGCCTACGTCATCGCCGGGACGGGAAGCAACAGCACCTCGGTGACGATCGATTTCACGCGAAAGGTCCGCGAACTCGGCGTCGACGGAGCGCTCGTCGTCGCGCCTTACTATAATAAGCCGACGCAGGAAGGGATGCTCGCGCATTTCGGCGAGATCGCAAAATCGGTCAAGGATCTGCCGATTATGCTCTACAACGTTCCGTCGCGAACGGCGTCGAATATCTCGGCTGAAACGACGTTGAAACTCGCTGAACGATTCGGGAATATTGTCGCCACAAAAGAAGCATCCGGAAATTTCTCGCAGATAATGCAGATTTGCGCGAATCGGCCGAAGAATTTCAAGGTCTTCTCGGGCGATGACGCGACGACATTGCCGCTCATCTCGATCGGTGCCGACGGACTTGTTTCGGTTTGTTCGAACGAGTTGCCGAAAGAGACGTCCGCGATGGTCGAGAAATCGCTCGACGGCGCGTGGACCGCCGCCCGCAAGTTGCATTACAAAATGCTGCCGTTGATGGAAGCAAACTTCATCGAAGCCTCGCCCGCGCCGTGTAAGTTCGTGATGAGGGAGATGGGATTGCTGGAAGAGAATCTTCGGCTTCCGCTCGTTCCGGTGACGGAGGCGACAAGGAAGAAATTGCGGGAGATTCTGAAGGCCGTTTAG